In Thermodesulfobacteriota bacterium, the genomic stretch GGTTTACCACTTATTACCTCTTTGCTGTGGCAAAAGTGCCTTATGTAGTGACGTTATTTTTGGCTGCCCTCACACTTGGACTTCTTGGCCTGATTCTGGAAAGACTGATATTTCGACCCTTCCGGGGTCACCTCTTAGGTGCCTTTATAGTTTCTCTTGGACTTTCCAGGTTTTTTCAGAACTCCGCTCAGCAGGCGTTTGGTTTAACGGAAAAGTCTATTCCATCAACCTTCACGGGGAAATTTGTGGTAGGTTCTGTTTCCTTCCCCGCAGAGAGGGTCGCAATTGTCCTTATTAGTATAGCTATATTGATAGGCTTACATACGTTCCTTCAAAGGCTTAAAGTGGGACAGGCTATGCGGGCTGTGGCTCAGGACAGCGAGGCAGCTCTCCTGGGAGGTATACGTATAAATCACATCTCAGGACTTGCGCTCGCTTTAGGAAGTGGGTTAGCGGGTCTTGCCGGAGCTTTACTGGGACCAGTGTTTTATGTGGATCCATGGATAGGGGGACCTGTTATCCTGAAAACTTTTGTGATAATAATCGTTGGAGGAATGGGCAGCATCCCGGGTGCCATTCTTGCCGCATTTATTTTCGGTTTTATCGAAAGTTTTGGGGGGTTCTACTTCGGCCCTGCCATTGTTACCACTATCTTCTTTGGCGCCCTTATTTTAATCCTGCTGGTTAGACCTAAAGGGCTTTTGGGATATGAGGAGACTTGAGAAGATGAAAAAATATTTAGGGTTTTATCTCCTTGCTATCCTACTGCTTTTTATTGGAGTAATTACTCAGGATCCATATATCCTGCACATACTAATAATTTTGTGGCTTAACATTATCCTTGCTACCAGCCTCTGGTTGATCTACTCGACAGGGGAAATGTCACTGGCGCATGTTAGCATGATGGCAATAGGAGCCTATAGCTCTGCCCTTCTTGTGATAAAGATAGGTGTCTCTTTCTGGGTTGCTCTTCCCATCTCTGGACTGATCGCTGCGCTTTTTTCTTTTCTTATCGGGTTTCCTGCTTCGAGACTAAAGGGCTTTGCTTTTTTTATGGTCACTTTTGCCTTTGCAGAGATTGTAATGACTATAGTCTCTAACTTCTGGCAGGATGCTTTTGGAGGACACAGCGGGATCTTCGCTATCCCCCCTCCCTCTCCTATTTCCTTCGCAGGATTTACATTGAGTTTTTCTTCCAAAGTTGCCCAGTATTATCTCGGGTTGACAATAATGGCTCTAATTGTGTTCTTTATCCATTTCATGGTAAAATCCCGCTTTGGCAGGATCTCAAAAGCTATAGCTCAGGCGGATATCCTTGCCGAATCTATCGGGATAGATGTGTCGATGCACAAAATTATAGCCTTTACTATAGGGGGATTCTTCGCAGGAATAGCCGGGAGTCTCAGTGCTCACCTGTTTAGAGTTATCGCTCCATTGGATTTCGGAATAAACTATATGATAATGGTAATAGCCTTCGTTGTAGTGGGTGGCGCTGCCAACATATTTGGGCCAATCATAGGAGCATGTTTCTTCAGCCTGCTTTCTTTACTCTTGGCAAAATGGGGACACGTGGAGGTTCTGATTACTGGCATGATTTTGATAGTTGTAATGCGCTTCCTTCCGGGAGGGTTACTGTCTTTCCCGAGTACTTTGAAACGTCTAAAAAGCAGAGAGTAAATCACAACCTCAAATTGCTTCAAATTACTTTAAGGGTATTGTGGAATAGAGGAGCAGTCTATTTGGCTCTATCCTCTATGTCCAACATGGTGGTAGAGAAAAGTTGTTGAGGTATCGATATATCCTGATTTTTTTCTGTTGCTTTTCTTACACATATCTGTATTATTGACAAACACCTCTATAGAGTGTTAGCCTTGGAAATCCACTGGACTAAATCAATATCGACCTAAAGGAGGATAAAACGTATATGCCTTTTCAACTTACTGAAGAGCAGGAAATGTTTAAGAGGTCTTTGAGAAGCTTTTTTGAAGACAGGATCGCACCAAGGGCAGCTGAAATTGATGAAAAGGACGAATTTCCAGCTGATGTCTACAAAGCCATGAGTGAAATTGGTGTCCAGGCTATATTCTTCCCTGAAGAGTATGGTGGATCTGGGGGTGACCTCCTGACCTGCTGCCTGGCTACAGAGGAACTTAGCAGGGTGAGTGGAAGCATGGCTGTTCTCACAGCCCCTACCCTATCTCTTGCCTCTGCAGCATTCAGATTGGCTGGTACTCATGAACAAAAGGCTAAATATCTACCCAAGCTGGCAACCGGTGAATGGCTGTTTGCCATAGCCATTACTGAACCGGATGCAGGGTCTGATGTCTCTGCTATAAGAACAACTGCTGTGCTTAAAGGTGATCATTACATTCTAAACGGCACAAAGCGTTTTCATACGGTTGGTGACCTTGCTGATGTAACAACGGTCTATGCCAAAACTGATACAGGCAAAGGAGCAAAGGGAATTAGCACCTTTGTGGTTGAAAAGGGAGCCCCTGGACGAATCATTTCTAAGAAAGAGAAGATGATGGGTATAAGGGGCATTGCCTCATGCGAATTGATCTTTGAGGACTGTCGTATCCCAAGAGATAATCTTCTAGGCAAAGAGGGAGATGGGTTTAAGGACGTTATGCATACCCTGGATGAGAGCCGCCCAATAGTGGCTGCTATGGGGGTAGGATTAGCTCAGGGTGCCCTCGATTATGCCGTAAAATACGCAAAACAGAGGGTCCAGTTTGGAAAGCCTATTTGTGAATTTCAGGGAATCCAATTTATGCTGGCAGATATGGCAACACAGATTGAGGCATCCAGGTATCTTGTTTACAGAGCTGCCTTTATTGCATTAAATCGTAATAGAGAGAGTATGATGCTTGCTTCCATGGCAAAATATTTCAGCAGTGATATGGCTATGAAAGTCACCACAGACGCAGTTCAGATTCTTGGAGGGTATGGATATACCAGCGACTACCCGGTGGAAAGAATGATGAGAGATGCCAAGTGCTTTCAGATATTTGAGGGAACCAACCAGATCCAGAGGGTTGTGGTAGCGAGGTCTCTGCTGGCATAGGCAGAATATTTCCTAGAAATGGAGAAAAGGTATGGAAAAAGGTAAGCAGGATTATTTTCTAGCATGTGTCGAGGATGGCTCCCTTTCTATGAAGCCCTATTGTGGTAGCTGTGGACTCCAGTTAAACGAAAACTATTTTTGCGAAAATTGTCAGCGCCAATGCCGTTGTGCTCATGTCAAATGCGAAGATAGGGGATCATATAGTTTGATGGATGCCCTCATTAAAAAGAACGAAAGGTTTAAGAATTTTACGATAGAGATACTGCTAAGTGAAAATAAATAACCACCGCCAAATTGGTAAACAAATTGTTGTCGAGGGCGCTTCGCGCCGAGCAAACAGCGGATACTCCTCATCCGCGGCGTTATCCCCTACCCTAACTATCGGTGCTGGCTGAAATGGTGATATAAGCATCTCTAACTCAACTTTCAGCTTCCGCTGTCCGAAAGATAGTATTTTTCTGCTCTATCGTCAGTGGAACTCCTGTTCCGTTCTATTTATGATCTCATCCTGAATCTGCCTGGGCAGATCAACGAAATAGACACTGTAACCTGCCAGCCGTACAACAAGATCAGCATGCTGCACTGGATTTTTCTGTGCCTCCAACAGAGTTTTTCTGTCTATCACGTTAAACTGGATATGAAAATGCCCTAAATCGGCCCATGTCTTTATATAGGAAGCGAATAACTCCTTATATTCTCCCTCCAGATATTGGGGTAGAAATTTTTGGTTCAAAAGTAGTGTGTAGGTCGTTAAGGGATCGATCTTCGAAGTGGATTTAAGTACCGCTGTAGGACCGTTTTTATCCATACCACGCTCAGGAGATAAAGTGCCATCTGCAAAAAGGTCCCTGTCCTTCCTGCCATCAGGAGTAGCACCAGTAAGTGCGCTGTAACCAAAATAATTAGCCCCTGCACTTCCATCCACCTGATAATAACTGTTTTTGGATGTCTTTACTTTTTTCATCTCCGCTGCTGTTCTGAACTGGATTTCTTTCGCTATCTGGTCTGCATAATCATCATCATTTCCAAACTTTGGAGCGTTCAGGAACATTTTCCTCATGTCCTCTTTGCCCTCCCAGTTGCCTTTAAGTGATTTGAGTAATTCGGCTACACGCACTTTTTTTTCATCAAAGACAAGCTTCTTCATAGCAGTCAGACCATCAGCTACGTTAATCAAGCCTACAGGTGCCATTACCTTCTTGTCAAAGTAAGACCATCTTCTGCAATCTTCCGCTCGTTCTATGCAGCCATCAAGCAAAGCCGAGAGAAAAGGTCGCGGTAAGTACTCCTCATATAGAACATCAGCCATATTGGCTATCTTTGCCAGTTTATCCATGAAGAATCTTACCTGCTGAAGATAGGCATCCATCACATCCTCAACAGAGGAAAAAGTCAAAGGATCCGGAGTTGAAACCCCTATCTGCTTATCACTAAACTTATCAATCCCCTGATTCAAAGCCAGCTCTAGGCATTTTGGCCCGATTAGGACTCCGGATAATGCCCTGTAGGTTATATTCTTTCCTGGTATAGTCCACCTCATACAGGACTCTATTCCATAATTCCTGGCATCCTCTATCGGTATCCCCTCGTTTACTATCATCGGTATTACCACCTTATCATTGAAGAAGGGAGGGTATCCAACACCGGTTTTCAGAAGGTCAATGGCACTCATAAGGAAGTCCTTTGGGATATTATTATGGTACCTGAAAGCGATTTGCGGCTGTGTTCCCTTTATTGCCTTTGAGGCATCGAGAATAATATAGCTCATCTCATTTGTGGCATCCCTCCCATCAGGAGTAACCCCTCCAACGGTAAAAGTAACATTGGGATGAAAGCCAACATTACCACTTCCCATAAGTGGTGCTACCAACTCTCCCCTTGAATTGAACTTTAACCATAAAAACTCTAATAATTCCTGCGCATCTTCCCTCTTAATCTTCCCCTTTTCTTTATCTTTCTTATAAATTGGATATAAGAGCTGGTCAAGTCTAATTGCATAGCCATTCATATTCAGCTCATACACACGAGATGCCAGGGTTATAAACCAAATAAACTGTAAAGCCTCATGGAAGTTTCTGGGTGGATTCTCTGGTACCCAATTACATATGGCTGATATTTCTTTTAATTCTTTTCTTCTCTGTAAATTATTCTCACCATCCGCCATTTCTCCAGCCAATACAGAAAACCTCTTTCCAAAAGCGATTCCACCCCTTAATGATATAATTACAGCCTTAAGAAAATTTAACTTTTCAAAATACTCTTTGTCCACATTTGAACCTAAAGTCTTCAGCCTGCCTTCCGCCTCGGCTATTAACCCTTTTAGTCCAACTTTGAATAGCTTTTCAAAATTTGGGACTCCCGACTCGTAATAATAACCCCAGAAAATGGGGCCACTAAATTTCCAGTAAGGCTTTACATCGTCAGGCACAAGGTCTCGCTCTTTACCCTGAACCGCTATGTTCTGCCAATATTTATGTATCTGGTGGAGTTCTTCTCTGCCTGGATTATCCAGCATGTTTTTGTAGCGCTTATCAATCTCTTTATCCAGCCACCTCCAGTAATATTCTGGATAAGGAACCAGAGCATCGGGTGTAGAGGCAGTATTTCCGACAATCCGTTCCTTATCACCTATATATATCTTTATGTTTTCCAGTATGTTAGCCAGAGCCATTGCCCTTCTCAAAACAATGGGAACCCCCTCCGTCTCCATGTATGATTGAGTCAATAAACGTGCCCTATCAAGACATATTTTTACCCCGGGGGCATATGGACTTTCGATTTCGGTCGGATCAAAACCTCTCTGTACCGATCTAAATCCCTTTACAGCAACTTCTTTTTTCAACTTCAGAGTTGTTCCACTCATAATAATCTCCCTTTCTGACCATCTAACCTATCGTGGAGTTTGTGGAAGAGCAGATAACTTTTACTCTGGGCTCCTCCATTCGGTTATCGGTATAAACTTTCCTGTGGACGGATCGGCTTTAAATATCTTCCAGGTACTCCCCCCGTTGTGGTTTGTTGGACTATAACTTATAGGACCCGTGAGCCCTCCTGTATCAAAGTTCTTCATTCCTTCTAAACTAGTTATCAGAACCTCTCCATCGAGATTCCTGCCTGCCCTCATCATAGCCTCGATTTTAACTGTTGCGATAACCCAACCATATGTATAGGTCTTTCCACGATAGGGTTTCTCCCTTCCCGGTTCATATTTGAGGGTAATCTCCCTCATCCTTGCCACACCAGGCCCTTCATCATACCATGATGCCATGGAACTGACTCCATAAAACAATTCAGACGCATCACCTGATATACGTATTACATCTTCATTGCAGGTCGCCCAACTGCCAAATAAGGGAACCTTCAAACTAAACTTCTTCAACTCTCTAAGGAGGAGTGCCGCTGGCTGGGGAAGTGAACCGCAGATAATAATATAATCAACATTAGCCTTCTTCAGGTTCATCACCTGAGAGGTTGCCTCAATGGAACCGGGATTGAGCACCTCCTTTGCTACAGGCTCTAAATTATAGTATTTGAGCCTCTCCAGTCCGGGCACCAAATCTGCTTTTCCTGCCTCGTTATCAGGAAAGACGAATGCAATCCTTGGGTTCTTCGCCTTCAAATCCTTAATGATGTAGTCAACAATTACCTTCATCTGCCCAGGATAGATGTCCTGAATGGTAAATATATACCGCTCGAAGGGTTTTACCATCCTTTCCGCTGTCGATGCTGGGAAGGTAGGGACCTTTTCCCTATCGATACTCCTCAAAAGGGCAACAGCTCCACTGGTGCTTGTAGGCCCGATTAAAGAAATAACCTCATCCCGGAAGATCAACTTTTTGAAAGAAGATATAGCCATCGGTATAGAATAACGGTCATCCTCAAACAATGCCTTCACTTTTCTTCCATGTATTCCTCCATGCTCATTGGTGAATCGAAACAGACTTCTAAGTCCTGCGGTCAGGGGGATGACCGCATTTGCAGCAGGCCCTGTTTGATCGAGGATCACACCAATCTTTACCGTATCATCAGTTATCCCCCGAGCTTTAGCTGAATAAGCACTACCTCTAATTCCAAATAACCCCGATAAGATCAGGATAGCAATTAAAACCCAGTTTGAAAACCCATGAAGATTCAGTGTAACCGCCTTCTTTTCCATAGCATACCCCCTGCAAAAACTGCTAGCAGTTAAAAATAGTAGCCTCCGTTCTCATTATTTTTTTAAAGGTGGCAGCCTCCACTCAGTAACAGGAATGAGTTTACCGCTT encodes the following:
- a CDS encoding branched-chain amino acid ABC transporter permease; protein product: MEIQIFIQLILNGIMIGATYGLIVSGLTLVFSIMRIINFAHGELYMLGGFTTYYLFAVAKVPYVVTLFLAALTLGLLGLILERLIFRPFRGHLLGAFIVSLGLSRFFQNSAQQAFGLTEKSIPSTFTGKFVVGSVSFPAERVAIVLISIAILIGLHTFLQRLKVGQAMRAVAQDSEAALLGGIRINHISGLALALGSGLAGLAGALLGPVFYVDPWIGGPVILKTFVIIIVGGMGSIPGAILAAFIFGFIESFGGFYFGPAIVTTIFFGALILILLVRPKGLLGYEET
- a CDS encoding branched-chain amino acid ABC transporter permease → MKKYLGFYLLAILLLFIGVITQDPYILHILIILWLNIILATSLWLIYSTGEMSLAHVSMMAIGAYSSALLVIKIGVSFWVALPISGLIAALFSFLIGFPASRLKGFAFFMVTFAFAEIVMTIVSNFWQDAFGGHSGIFAIPPPSPISFAGFTLSFSSKVAQYYLGLTIMALIVFFIHFMVKSRFGRISKAIAQADILAESIGIDVSMHKIIAFTIGGFFAGIAGSLSAHLFRVIAPLDFGINYMIMVIAFVVVGGAANIFGPIIGACFFSLLSLLLAKWGHVEVLITGMILIVVMRFLPGGLLSFPSTLKRLKSRE
- a CDS encoding acyl-CoA dehydrogenase family protein, coding for MPFQLTEEQEMFKRSLRSFFEDRIAPRAAEIDEKDEFPADVYKAMSEIGVQAIFFPEEYGGSGGDLLTCCLATEELSRVSGSMAVLTAPTLSLASAAFRLAGTHEQKAKYLPKLATGEWLFAIAITEPDAGSDVSAIRTTAVLKGDHYILNGTKRFHTVGDLADVTTVYAKTDTGKGAKGISTFVVEKGAPGRIISKKEKMMGIRGIASCELIFEDCRIPRDNLLGKEGDGFKDVMHTLDESRPIVAAMGVGLAQGALDYAVKYAKQRVQFGKPICEFQGIQFMLADMATQIEASRYLVYRAAFIALNRNRESMMLASMAKYFSSDMAMKVTTDAVQILGGYGYTSDYPVERMMRDAKCFQIFEGTNQIQRVVVARSLLA
- a CDS encoding pyruvate formate lyase family protein, with translation MSGTTLKLKKEVAVKGFRSVQRGFDPTEIESPYAPGVKICLDRARLLTQSYMETEGVPIVLRRAMALANILENIKIYIGDKERIVGNTASTPDALVPYPEYYWRWLDKEIDKRYKNMLDNPGREELHQIHKYWQNIAVQGKERDLVPDDVKPYWKFSGPIFWGYYYESGVPNFEKLFKVGLKGLIAEAEGRLKTLGSNVDKEYFEKLNFLKAVIISLRGGIAFGKRFSVLAGEMADGENNLQRRKELKEISAICNWVPENPPRNFHEALQFIWFITLASRVYELNMNGYAIRLDQLLYPIYKKDKEKGKIKREDAQELLEFLWLKFNSRGELVAPLMGSGNVGFHPNVTFTVGGVTPDGRDATNEMSYIILDASKAIKGTQPQIAFRYHNNIPKDFLMSAIDLLKTGVGYPPFFNDKVVIPMIVNEGIPIEDARNYGIESCMRWTIPGKNITYRALSGVLIGPKCLELALNQGIDKFSDKQIGVSTPDPLTFSSVEDVMDAYLQQVRFFMDKLAKIANMADVLYEEYLPRPFLSALLDGCIERAEDCRRWSYFDKKVMAPVGLINVADGLTAMKKLVFDEKKVRVAELLKSLKGNWEGKEDMRKMFLNAPKFGNDDDYADQIAKEIQFRTAAEMKKVKTSKNSYYQVDGSAGANYFGYSALTGATPDGRKDRDLFADGTLSPERGMDKNGPTAVLKSTSKIDPLTTYTLLLNQKFLPQYLEGEYKELFASYIKTWADLGHFHIQFNVIDRKTLLEAQKNPVQHADLVVRLAGYSVYFVDLPRQIQDEIINRTEQEFH
- a CDS encoding ABC transporter substrate-binding protein, whose product is MEKKAVTLNLHGFSNWVLIAILILSGLFGIRGSAYSAKARGITDDTVKIGVILDQTGPAANAVIPLTAGLRSLFRFTNEHGGIHGRKVKALFEDDRYSIPMAISSFKKLIFRDEVISLIGPTSTSGAVALLRSIDREKVPTFPASTAERMVKPFERYIFTIQDIYPGQMKVIVDYIIKDLKAKNPRIAFVFPDNEAGKADLVPGLERLKYYNLEPVAKEVLNPGSIEATSQVMNLKKANVDYIIICGSLPQPAALLLRELKKFSLKVPLFGSWATCNEDVIRISGDASELFYGVSSMASWYDEGPGVARMREITLKYEPGREKPYRGKTYTYGWVIATVKIEAMMRAGRNLDGEVLITSLEGMKNFDTGGLTGPISYSPTNHNGGSTWKIFKADPSTGKFIPITEWRSPE